A genome region from Erigeron canadensis isolate Cc75 chromosome 3, C_canadensis_v1, whole genome shotgun sequence includes the following:
- the LOC122590704 gene encoding uncharacterized protein LOC122590704, which produces MIFIPICRGQHFYLLVLEITDDLNGFHIIDNITSTSDFKDKYENVCDTVLYHFSRHFKNVNPLLSNILDLYQAEQLDLQWHTENNNIDCGVFLMRHMECFIGQPSKNWNCGIPVESKDQLEVLVKLRIKYAIKMLTHDINTEATKILEDANEYKSMYSIKEMKENYLRTRDYRVRRAY; this is translated from the exons ATG ATATTTATCCCAATCTGTCGTGGGCAACATTTTTATCTTCTGGTTCTGGAGATAACAGATGATTTAAATGGCTTTCATATCATCGACAATATCACTTCAACTTCCGATTTCAAAGACAAGTATGAGAACGTGTGTGATACTGTG CTTTATCACTTCTCAAGGCATTTCAAGAATGTGAATCCTCTATTGTCAAATATTCTTGATTTATACCAAGCAGAACAACTAGATCTTCAATGGCATACAGAAAATAACAATATTGACTGTGGTGTTTTTCTTATGCGACATATGGAATGTTTTATTGGTCAACCATCCAAAAATTGGAATTGTGGTATTCCAGTCGAATCCAAGGATCAGCTTGAAGTACTTGTGAAGTTGAGGATAAAGTATGCCATaaagatgttgacacatgacaTTAACACTGAAGCGACAAAAATACTTGAGGATGCAAATGAGTATAAAAGCATGTATAGCATTAAGGAAATGAAAGAGAACTATCTAAGAACAAGAGATTATAGGGTTCGCCGTGCATATTGA